Genomic segment of Dactylococcopsis salina PCC 8305:
GCGCTTCTAAAATTGGTAATATTTCTTGTTCCCAGTATTGTTCCACTAAGCCATTGTCACTCAAGCCATCAGAACATAATAAAAACACACAATCTTCTTCAATTACTAAGCGTTGGGTGTTGGGATGCAGCAGTTTGGAGGAACTCATCCCCAAAGCCTGAACTAACGCCCCTGCTGAGGGTTGTTGTAACGCTTCTCGATAAAATAAATGACCAAGACGGGTTTGACGGGAGGCGAGATCGTCATCTAAGGTCACTTGATAACAACCGTTAACAGTGATCCAATAAACGCGAGAGTCTCCCACATGGGTAATATACATTTCATGGTTGTGTGCTAACGCCATGACTAAGGTTGTTCCCATGCGTTCTTGGGCGCGACGTTTTTCTTGATCGTTTTGTTCACAAATTACGTCGTTCACTTCACTGACTGCTTTTTCAATTTTATGGGTGAAAAGACGAGGGTTGGAGGCGTTTTCTTGAATCGTTTTCAAATTTTGACGCAGGTGATCAATGGCGAGTTTTGATGCGATTTCTCCTCCCTGATGTCCCCCCACACCATCACAAACGATCGCCAATGCTTGTTGATTTAATCCTGAGGTTTGACTCTCTTCTTGTTGATAATAAGCATCTTCGTTGTGCGATCGAATCGGACCAGAATCAGTAACAGTCGCCACTTGATACGATCGGGAACGCGATCGAGCGATCTCGGTTAATCCTTCATCCAAAAAACGAGTTAACCCCTCACTACTTTCTAAGTTTCCCTCAATGAGATTTTGACAAACCTCTTGTAAAAAAGACTGAATATTGGGTTCAGAATCTTCTATCCAACTTGACCACAGTTTCCCCAAATCTTTAAGCAGAACGCTGTCTTGATTGGAGTGTAGTTCTTGTAACTGAATAATTGAACCATTAACCCGCAACAATTCAGGTGTAATCAAGGTTTGTGCGACCTTTTGACTCTGTAAAGGCTGCCATAATTGGCTGATTTGCAATAACCAGTTGATTTGACGAGTTCCTGTCGCCTTTTTCCACACCGCGCTGAGAGGAGGTAAAAACTCTCCTTGTGCTAATTTCGCCTGTACAGTGGAGGAAAAGTTTTCATATTCCAATAACCAAATGATACCTTGATCAAGCGCGATCGAGCCATAGACTTTAGGAATATGAAGACGATAAGGACTCAGTTTTAAGTACGGTTTTAACCAGTAGGGAATTGTTTCTGGAAAGTCGGGAGGAGTTGCTGGTTTTGTCTCCACAACTAAGTTTTTGCTAACCACAAAATAGCGATTAGCAAGTAACTGATTAATCAGTTTCGAGTCGAGAGAATCTCCCACTACCCAAAGATACCGCTTAATCAGGGGAGCTTGACATTGACCGCAAAACTCTCTCGTCATGGGGTTCGCTGTTTGACAATCCTTCCG
This window contains:
- a CDS encoding PP2C family protein-serine/threonine phosphatase, whose translation is MDETQINLHCSRKDCQTANPMTREFCGQCQAPLIKRYLWVVGDSLDSKLINQLLANRYFVVSKNLVVETKPATPPDFPETIPYWLKPYLKLSPYRLHIPKVYGSIALDQGIIWLLEYENFSSTVQAKLAQGEFLPPLSAVWKKATGTRQINWLLQISQLWQPLQSQKVAQTLITPELLRVNGSIIQLQELHSNQDSVLLKDLGKLWSSWIEDSEPNIQSFLQEVCQNLIEGNLESSEGLTRFLDEGLTEIARSRSRSYQVATVTDSGPIRSHNEDAYYQQEESQTSGLNQQALAIVCDGVGGHQGGEIASKLAIDHLRQNLKTIQENASNPRLFTHKIEKAVSEVNDVICEQNDQEKRRAQERMGTTLVMALAHNHEMYITHVGDSRVYWITVNGCYQVTLDDDLASRQTRLGHLFYREALQQPSAGALVQALGMSSSKLLHPNTQRLVIEEDCVFLLCSDGLSDNGLVEQYWEQEILPILEAQKDVNIVAQRLVSLANTLNGHDNVTVSLMKCSISTAEEKNLTVTFKEQTEIQPEPETVLVPEQLDKPKTSKRGGLGLLILILVLLISGVSFSYWYFPQVRQGLNQFRENLKQKPMRDPSELPSP